The DNA region ACTGGTTGGTTTTTTGGTTTCGCCAAGAGCCAAATACTTAACAGGAACAAATTTCGTCATCGACGGCGGAACGGTGCCGACAATTTAAAAATCAAACAAATAAAAATCATGGAATTACCACAATTAGTAGCCAAATTTGTAGAGACGCAGAACACTTACAACAGCGGGGCCTACGCTGAATGTTTCACCGGGAACGCTATCGTTCATAACGAGGGCAAGACCCACACCGGCAAAGCAGAAATCCGGCAATGGATCGAAGAAGCGAATCAGAAATATAAGTCGGTGATGAAACCTCTCCGATATGAGGAATCTGGCTCAAACGGAGTATTAACCGCGGAGGTTTCAGGAACGTTTCCTGGCAGCCCGATCGTGCTGAAATTTCATTTAGGACTTAAGGACGGTCTTATCGATTCATTAAATGTGACCGAATAATTCAATTCTGATTGGCAGCATTGGTAAATATTATTAGAAAACCGCCTATCTTACATATGGAGGTTTTCTTAATTGTAAAGACAAATTAGCTTTCACTGTCTTAACATGGTCAAAGGATAACGGAATTGCCAGTTTGACATTTCGGAATTAGGTGGTCAAGGCCTCCGTATTCTCCATTTGTGCTATCTTGACGCAAGAAATATTTGAACAGTTTTCATTTTAGGTCTAAATTTGTTAATTTCTTTAAATCGTAAAAGAAATGTTGTGTTATAACTAAAGTCTGCACCACAGAAAGAAGAAGGTCATTTTTCGATAAGAAAGTGGCATTTTTGCGTTTAGAGGCATCTTTTCTCTCCGATTAATATTGATTCACATCTCATTGCTCCGTATTTAATTAAACGGCCTTCCCTCTCTTTAAATAATTCATCAACAAGCTTTTAATAATTCACTAACAAATTGTTTATGATATATATTATTTGTAAGTTTATGTAACCAATTGCATTATTTATGGTGATAAAATTTTAGGCATTATTTTGTCTTTACCTGGCTCTTTTTACCAAGAAGTCGTCGCCCTCCAAATAAAAACCGCTACCAGACGAAATAAAGCCTTATATCATATTAAACCTTAAGCATTATGAATAAGATTTTAATTTTCGCAGCTTTATTTAGTTTCTTTATTTTAGGATGTAAGAAAAAAGAGAAGTCGTCCGAGGCAGGCCTCTCGGGTGTGTATGAACTTGAAAAACAAGTACTCGACCGCGGAGGCAAAGACTCTGTTATTAAACGAACGCAAATTAAAATCTACACAGATCATAATTATTTATACGCCAGTATAGTTCCTGATTCATCTGTTGGGTTTGGTGTGGGCACTTATACACTTGACTCAGCTAACCGACTTAAGGAACATAGTATTTACACCAGCAGAGCGCTCGACTCATCCCTAACGTATAATCTTGAGGTTACAAAAAAACCTGATGGTTATACCCAAGTCATCCCCGACTTTGCCACGGTAAAAGGTGTAAAATATGCATTGAAGGAAGATTATAAAAAATTCCCGTCAGCGGATAGCTCAGTGCTTGACGGCTTGTGGAAAATGGAAAGAACCTATACCATAAAAGGCAAAGACACAATCCCGACTGATGTAACGCAGTATAAAATATTCTGGGGAGGGCATTTTATTTTCGTCCACAGGTTCGCTCAGAATAAGGAAAAAACCATCTTTAAAAATGGGTTTGGCACCGGGGTATTTACTTTTAGTAATGATACGCTCAGGGAAGAAGAGCAAATATCAAATTACCGGCTTCTTCAGGGTAATAAATTCACCGTTAAAGTCACGATGAATGGCCATGACCAATATACTCAGGTGATTAATAGTGCTACAAATGGCCAATCTGTAGAAATCTACAAACGAGTCAAATAAAAACTCTTTATTTAACCTTGTGTCACCGGTTCGATCCCTGTTGGTACCACAGAAAAGAAATCCTCTTAGTTAACTCTAAGGGGATTTTTTTCTTCTTGCAAATATCAATTTATTTTCAATAACTTTGTATTTCAAAGTACTTTTATAAACATCAATTACAGGTAAACATGCCCCTTTCTACCACACTCGATCAATTGCACTCTTTGGCAAAAGGAAATAAATGGATGCGGCTTTTTGCCGTTTTTAACAGGATAGTGCTGGCGGCCGGTTTTTTTATTGCCGGTAATGTTAAAATTATGGGCGAACGGTTCGCCAGTGGCTTATCGGCCAACCAACCAATGGGCCATTATTTAGAAGCGTTGCACCATACAGGTTATTATTACACTTTTATTGGCATTTTGCAGGTCGCAGCCGCTATCCTGTTATTGATTCCCCGTACCCGGCTCCTCGGGGCGTTAATCTATTTCCCGATTATACTGAACATTTGCATACTGGCCTATGCCGTCAGGTTTGAAGGCACCCGAATCACCACCTTAATGGTACTTGCCAACTTATATTTGCTGGGGTGGGATTATGACCGTTTAAAATTCATTTTGCCATTCAAGCAAAAAAATAGCTATACAACGCAACCTGAAATACGGAGTAACAAGTTTCCGTTCGTGTTTTTTGGAGGCGTTTTTGCAACAATTGCCGCAGTAATAGTAATTAACCAGTTCGTATATGATATCCGACCGGGCAATTCATTGATGGAATGCAATAATGGATGTGCTGGAAATGCCAAGCCGGAGGCTTGTAAGGTTTTTTGCGACTGCGTACACAACCTGGGCAAACCGCTGGACAGTTGCCTGGCCCAATATGATAAAGCTCCGGGTAAAACTATCCAGACATCAGGCGCGGGCAATGCAAACCATAGCAGGTGAGCAAGGGTATTTTATTTATCTCGTTACCTCTTCAGGCATCCCATGCTGTTGTGTAACCAGCAATTTGTGTAATAATATTTGATTAATTAGATCGCTTTTTAGCACCAAATTTGTCGCTTTAGCCGTATTTTTGAATATGTGGCATCCTTTTTTATGCCGCCGGCTATGAAAAAGAAGACGGAAAAGAAGTACGTAATTAAGACATGGCGAACCATGAAACGCCATCTCCGCTCTTTTGTCAAAAACGACGAACAGGAAGATTTGCATCGTTTTCGTACCGGGGTAAAAAAACTGCGGGCGCTTTTGATCTTAGGAGACAGCGCGGCAAAAGATACTGTGCTGGAGAAACGCTTCAAACCCGTTCGTAAGATATTTAAGCAGGCCGGGGAAATCAGGAATGCTTATATAAACCAGGAATTGGGCAAAGCAGTTGGTGAAAACATCGATTTTATCCGGGAGCAACAGCAGATCATGAAAATCACCACCCGGGCATTTAACGCCGATAAGGATCAGCACAGCGCATGGCTCCGAAAAACGCGCCGCAGACTGCTGAAGCGGATCAGGCCAATCAGTAAACATCACCTCTCCCTGTATTACAGGCAACACCTGGAAATCATCGCTGCGGCCTTAAACCATCCCAGTTTTAACGAGGAATTGCATACCTGCCGTAAACAACTTAAGGTACTGCTTTATAATTACCCCCTGGCCGGCCCGGAACTGGACCTCGCTTTTAATGAACCTTATCTTGACCAGGTGCAGGCGGCCATCGGCGACTGGCATGACAATGAACTGGCCATCGCACTTCTTTCGACAACTGAGACCCGGAACAGCAAAGAGACACTCAAAGGACTGAAGAGGCAGGCCACCGTGCTTAAAAGACAACTCACCAGGCTCACCCGGAATTTCCACGAACAGGCAAGCCCCCCGACCAAAATTTAACTATGGCGTAACGATGTGAGAAAATACACATTCGAATTATCCTATTATAGAACGCCTATAAAGATCGGGCTTCTACTGGCATATACAAATGGCTTAAGAAATCGGTGGTGTAGCCGGCTGGTGTATCTTGTGCGCAAAGCCTAATGCCGGAACGGAAAAACTTTAACTTCAGTATCTTTCTTCTCCGTTTTTATGGAGGCGGGCATTAATACTGCTTCGTTTTTTTAGCGGTAAAACGAAGGAAAAAGTCGATCCCATCCGGGGCTCACTTTCTACCCAAATGCGGCCCCCATGCCGTTCAATGATCTCTTTGGTAATGTATAACCCCAGGCCCAGGCCGGTAATGCTCCTGTTTACATCTTTTGCACGATAAAACTGGCTGAATATGTGGCTGATATTTTCCTTATTGATGCCCATACCGTAATCTTTAACAGATACCTGGATTTCCGTTTCTGACTTTTTTACTGATACTTCGATTTTATCAGATTCCGGCGAATATTTGATCGCGTTGGTGATCAGGTTGGTCAATACCTGCTCCAGCCTCATTTTATCCCCTTCTAAAATCATTTCTCCGCTTTCGTCAAAATAAATTTCATGTGATGTGTATGCTTCCCGAATAGCTTCAAGGTTTTCTTTGATAAGCTCCGTAAAATCAAATTCTTCAAAATAAAACTGCAATTTTCCGGATTGTATTTTTGAGATATCAAACAAGTCATTGATCAGGGCATTCAGTTTTTTTAACTGGGTTATTGCCTTTGCAACAAACGGCCGGTTTACATCAATTACCTTTCGTTCCAGCAGTTGTAAAAAACCGCTCATAGAAGTGAGGGGCGTTTTCAATTCATGGGAGGCCAAAGCGATAAATTCGTCTTTTTTCTGACTCAGTTCCTTTACTTCTGTGAACAGCCTGGAATTATCGAGCGCCACTGCCGCCTGGGAAGCCAGGCTAACCACGAAGTCTTCATGCTCTTGCAGGAAAACCCCGGCTTCCGGATGACCAAAGAATAGGCCACCAATAACATTGCCTGAACTGCTTATAACCGGCACGGCCAGGTAGCTTACTACCGGCAGATGCCCGTTGGGCATTCCAAAATATGGTGCATTTTGTCCATACCTGGGGTCTTTCGTTATATCATCTACCCTTAGTACGCCTTCACCGCTAAATGTGCGATGGAAAACTGCCGTATTCCAGGGCATTCCGAAATTTTCAAATGCCTCTTTTGGTGCGCCCGACAAAGAGTACAACATATAGGCTTCGCCGTCCTGATTGATGGTATTATAAAAAAATGCGCCAAAAGCGGCACCGGTAATTTGTGTAGTGGCATCCGTTACTTTTTGCAGGATAGATTCGGTATCAAGTTTCTCTGAAATGGCTTTCCCTATAGTATTCAGGATCTTCAATTTTGTCGCCTGGTGTCGGATAGCCGTTTCGGCTTTTTTTGCAGCTGTAATATCCCTGGCGATCTTTGATGCACCAATAATGGCTCCATGCCGGTCCCTTACCGGTGAAACAGTAAGGGATATATCAATGGCGCTTCCATTTTTATGTAACCTAACCGTTTGGAAATGATCAACTTTGTTACCGTTCCTGATGTTTTCAATGATAACATCTTCTTCGGACAGCCTGTCACGAGGAATGAGAATAGATATATGTTTACCGATAGTCTCTCTTTCCTGGTAACCAAAAATCTTTTCAGCACCACCGTTCCAGGTAGTGATGATCCCGTTAAGGGTTTTGCTAATAATGGCATCATCAGAATTTTCAACAATTGCAGCCAGCATGCCCCGTTTCTCTTCTGTCTCTCTTTCGTGGGTCACATCACGCATGATGTGTGATGCTCCAATAACCTCCCCCTGTTCATTTTTTATTGGAGAAATGGTAAGTGATACCGGAAAATCGACATGTAGTTTGTCGTTGCGGACAGTATATAAGTGATTGATTCTTTCACCTGACCATACACGTTCAAGAATAGCCAATTGTTCCTGACGGACGCTTTCGGGGATAAGGGTAAGGATGTTCTGCCCTAACAACACCGGCGCCGGGCAGCCAAACATTTTTTCAGCAGCCGGATTGCAGTTTAAAATAATATAGTCAAGATCATGGCTCAATACCGCATCTTCCATTCCTTCAAAAATGGCAGTTAGGGTGAAGAGGTCAGGTAATAAGTTATTTTTCATGAAAAGCTATCTTCGTTTTTGCCCTGTCAGTGAATATCCGGTCTTATTTAGATGTGTGGTTTATACATCTTATTCAATCATTGAAAACTCAACAGGCGGTTTCGATGCAGGAGTAACAGGGATTGGCAAAAAAGGTTTTAAGAACCGTGTATGCGGTGTTATCTTGTTATACAATAGCTAACGTTTATTCCTTCGTTAATGATCAGAAAATAAAGCCTATGAATGTTGCTGCTTGCGCTTGTATTCGCTTGGCGTACAGCCATATTTTGCTTTAAAAACCGTGGAGAAATAATTTGGTGTGGAGAAACCCACCATATAGGTTATTTCGGATATCGGATACCCTTCATTCATTAACAAATATTTCGCTTTTTTTAGCCGGCGGTTTAATATGTAATCAGAGATACTGCAGCCAAGCAATGCTTTAACCTTACGGTAAAGCTGGATCCTTGAAATACCTATCAGTTTGCATATTTCATCAACACTAAAGTTCTCATTCGCTAAATTTTGTTCTACAATACCCGCAAAATCATTCAGAAATTTTTTGTCAAGAGCTTTTGATACAGGCACAGTTGATTTACTTACATCACTGGTAAAATGTTCTTTAAGTGTTGCCCGGCTTTTGATCAAATTATTCACGGTCGCGAGTAAATAATCAAAGTTAAATGGCTTAACAATGTAGGCATCGGCCATGCAGGTAATCCCATCTATCTGTTGTTCAACGCTGCCTTGTGCCGTTAAAAGAATAATAGGGATATGAGAGGTGCGGATATCCGTTTTTAGTTTAACAGTTAATGTTTTACCGGACATGCCTGGCAGCACAACATCAGATATGATGAGGTCTGGCACGCGCTCAAAGGTTTCATTTAATCCGCTTGTGCCATTATCCGCTGTAAATATCTCATAAGTAGTTCCCAATTTTTCACACAGGTAGTTCAGCAGGTCCTTATTATCTTCGATGATCAATACAGATTGTTCCCTGGGAGTGCCGAATATTTGCCCTTCATCCGTTAATGTAACAGGTGCAGCCAGGTCTGTAACATAAATTTTTGCCCGCTCTTCAAGATCTGTTTGTTTTGTGTTGATATGCTCCTGCAAAGT from Mucilaginibacter sp. SJ includes:
- a CDS encoding nuclear transport factor 2 family protein, whose product is MELPQLVAKFVETQNTYNSGAYAECFTGNAIVHNEGKTHTGKAEIRQWIEEANQKYKSVMKPLRYEESGSNGVLTAEVSGTFPGSPIVLKFHLGLKDGLIDSLNVTE
- a CDS encoding PAS domain S-box protein; the encoded protein is MKNNLLPDLFTLTAIFEGMEDAVLSHDLDYIILNCNPAAEKMFGCPAPVLLGQNILTLIPESVRQEQLAILERVWSGERINHLYTVRNDKLHVDFPVSLTISPIKNEQGEVIGASHIMRDVTHERETEEKRGMLAAIVENSDDAIISKTLNGIITTWNGGAEKIFGYQERETIGKHISILIPRDRLSEEDVIIENIRNGNKVDHFQTVRLHKNGSAIDISLTVSPVRDRHGAIIGASKIARDITAAKKAETAIRHQATKLKILNTIGKAISEKLDTESILQKVTDATTQITGAAFGAFFYNTINQDGEAYMLYSLSGAPKEAFENFGMPWNTAVFHRTFSGEGVLRVDDITKDPRYGQNAPYFGMPNGHLPVVSYLAVPVISSSGNVIGGLFFGHPEAGVFLQEHEDFVVSLASQAAVALDNSRLFTEVKELSQKKDEFIALASHELKTPLTSMSGFLQLLERKVIDVNRPFVAKAITQLKKLNALINDLFDISKIQSGKLQFYFEEFDFTELIKENLEAIREAYTSHEIYFDESGEMILEGDKMRLEQVLTNLITNAIKYSPESDKIEVSVKKSETEIQVSVKDYGMGINKENISHIFSQFYRAKDVNRSITGLGLGLYITKEIIERHGGRIWVESEPRMGSTFSFVLPLKKRSSINARLHKNGEERY
- a CDS encoding CHAD domain-containing protein, which encodes MKKKTEKKYVIKTWRTMKRHLRSFVKNDEQEDLHRFRTGVKKLRALLILGDSAAKDTVLEKRFKPVRKIFKQAGEIRNAYINQELGKAVGENIDFIREQQQIMKITTRAFNADKDQHSAWLRKTRRRLLKRIRPISKHHLSLYYRQHLEIIAAALNHPSFNEELHTCRKQLKVLLYNYPLAGPELDLAFNEPYLDQVQAAIGDWHDNELAIALLSTTETRNSKETLKGLKRQATVLKRQLTRLTRNFHEQASPPTKI